Proteins encoded in a region of the Oncorhynchus gorbuscha isolate QuinsamMale2020 ecotype Even-year linkage group LG16, OgorEven_v1.0, whole genome shotgun sequence genome:
- the prr12b gene encoding proline-rich protein 12, producing MERNYPGTGFGDLGAGTGWSYERSAKASLVYGSSRSSHPDSELLHRQAYGTPHPLQGYATNHHPGSSGQGGAWGAGRSLGLSGLFDTGLHHASPSGPDPSVMNLISALESQGRQPPPSASSLLSQFRTPSWQTAMHTQPELFIGSGSFPSSSLSAYQHPASFSGRSFPGASLSLQDSPTFSPTSNGLLSPHDPLLHIKTPSQSSLGFDRLLSSQGAAYRGSQDPTGPPQTSSSSSGRHLPPPQFNLLSSQLQDQSSQLYNASVFSSAPAPPPPQPPQERAIPRQDSVIKHYQRSSPAQSQLSSSAPHPLQHYLSCGASGYQQISHHRHGGVSCSPLGEQSPSADPKPSPRSDQVYRPIIQTPYTSSAASSSGSGGGLGKGAKNSSSSSGYSSSGSSSSRTPHTPPSASSSSSNSNPNPSSSSSSAPSRQQPPIQSAPPPPPPPPVSSAPAQQPPPKPCLSAYGSPVAPAKPTAGLPGQTPPQQQSYSPSQPPPSHLPSHQPYGGFSSPQAQDLTSGPGSSGKGYGGLGPGGRSFSAEVVYGTDSGYSSLPTSLGGAGSPSLGYGGPRHSPALLGSGGGGGSAGSGAGSGAGGGGSGGGGAGSGGSSGAGGGSSYHLPDSSPSPSSNSGIIRPGLHSPAPARPAQSPGGAGGNKYLSSVLSPAFLSSPQGYPDTRGPQPQSYHPTPPKPKPDTDMLGVERSQDEEDDDDDDFLIQHLLHAQSPAPHPSQHHPQQQPPQSIPQARDGGKGLAYDLSKASEERYHLQSVIRTNSATNSSVPGTAGNVSGGGLESQLEMSLKKQQQQAKNERGLSGAGASGGRGGADSLPHPNPHVPYPQQHDSLGSVVHYGRSNPYSQHPHSQHPHHPSQAPSHTQHSRHAHPHSHGHPHMELKKPPDSSELPYLRKTPELQQQPRQSQPSLSLMDSPPNQPQQPPSAHMLQSVLSHTTRNKMDTQQAASQQQQHSMSQQAMMGAGGEAEPGGQAGVDPQPQSQSQLQLQLQSQAMEAHYGQASQNSVSPLDMLERTLSRANSRDSGGAVERSGVGGGDGGSGDGHRQQQQQHRLPSHHHSQQTASKLHDFLSEPDLGITTPSHLHHLNPHHPHVHHQQQTHPHHPLPHTHAHPHSHHLATNAGPQQQQPPPHQRDQEPQLCQSQLDQLKEHQFDTVSPVGKAGQIQGQQQRFVPLTSICFPDSLLQDEDRSFFPGMEDMFCSDDYSKSSCAGVPGAGQGLQEGMSEARVQGPDSMEDVKTSDGGGGYDMMGHHGDQGYGYCHSLTETENSTMHLDLDSLKTHELPSTVNTEQLGLIQSQTPGLGLGVPGGVPGDGSANKMIGGTGVGGGSGLAGLTSPIFCSSRPKKLLKTSSFHLLKQRRDPQPQAKKNYAQEYEFEDDEDKADVPADIRLNSRRLPDLLPDLVSSCRKAGGGGASGVGSLSPLMGDLDFCHPSGYPSLGPPPQLLPHDGPKKRGRKPTKPKREGPPRPRGRPRIRPLPEPPYCRGLMGNVGGETRRGRGRGRGRGRKEEGMIEMHREMNKVPDLQYQQQQQQQFHQQQHFQQQQHQHHHLQQQQNIQPQQQQHLQHLHQQHPQHQKPFKPIKIKLPIPSMSPSDSLLRTDSLSSTDPVLSDGSVGSAPSLGLSPGPTAGMDMNITRSQEKMKQKAQAQEMTWERDMDEQLTPEAWAAMQKLSNTTEDKPPELKSNFMASFLDFLKTGKKQPESGPGGPQDLGGPVEGAETTDSSSLKGRILSPPPPPPPPPPPPPFGDSSEGEDGLSPCKRLDDELKRNLETLPSFSSDEEEDSVSKNQDLQKSISSAISALYDTPHTLTAAVAPLPPSPSPPQSPSLPPTPPPVAQMQEDVADLEEQDDDVETNMQLHNTQANAQANTPPPEQEGLEGMDGEDERQEEMEKEEEMEKEERVKEDLNVECRGVEKKVEEREEEEEREAEFEMLDAPKILHPGLPSPPYPLAPIPLPVPSHFFLPLPLSPPPLSPPSPLPFQHEDDEEEQQEPSPNKATTPPPLPPSSSPPALPSPPSPSPAMPPSTTPPPSSSPPLSDAPELAQHSSSPSSSPPSPPTPEDAPAPKITSLHLAKKQDNAAIAGESEEEDSESGGEGIFRERDEFVVRTEDIGTLKMALQTGREPPPIWRVQKALLQKFSPEIKDGQRQFCATSNYLGYFGDAKMRYQRLYVKFLENFNKKDYVRVCSRKPWHRPGLMLRRQSLPSLPKPPPPAISQTPPRLERDERERKEKEKEQKEKLQKEKEKEQKERKQKEKEKEQKERKEKEREREREKEKQREREREEEKEREEKEKRHPPPQEKVERRSSEEDRKRLREEKRGGGGEKKTERPSRARPVKAEPPPKKRKKWQKEVPSDSDSSTDGPSEDQAPVRGGMNSRAMREMFRSYIEMLVSTALDPDMIQALEDTDDELYLPPMRKIDSLLNEQKRRLLRRVNMSGQHQETLHTFPKMTADPLDSGAVKLHLGGECYNRKTLNRVKKSTAPKQQDLKLSTETCRVYSLYHSLHHYKYHTFLNCKKETDSIEQAAEDPGQEEVVQQCMANQGWLETLFNSFIDLLTLSTKA from the exons ATGGAAAGAAATTATCCTGGTACAGGGTTCGGTGATTTGGGCGCTGGTACGGGATGGAGTTACGAGAGATCGGCCAAGGCAAG CCTGGTGTATGGGAGTTCTAGGTCCTCCCATCCGGACTCAGAGCTGCTCCATCGCCAGGCTTATGGCACCCCCCACCCTCTGCAGGGCTACGCAACCAATCACCAtcctggcagctctggacagggcgGGGCATGGGGGGCTGGGCGGAGTCTAG GCTTATCTGGGCTGTTTGATACTGGGCTACACCATGCCAGTCCCTCTGGTCCAGACCCATCTGTCATGAACCTGATTTCAGCACTAGAGTCCCAGGGTCGGCAGCCACCACCCtcagcctcctccctcctctcccagttcCGAACACCCTCCTGGCAGACTG CGATGCACACTCAGCCAGAGCTCTTCATCGGGTCTggctccttcccctcctcctccctctcggcCTACCAGCACCCAGCCTCTTTCTCTGGGCGGTCCTTCCCTGgtgcctcgctctccctccaggacTCCCCCACCTTCAGTCCCACGTCCAACGGCCTCCTGTCCCCCCATGATCCCCTGCTGCACATCAAGACGCCCTCGCAGTCTAGCCTGGGCTTCGACCGCTTACTCTCCTCACAGGGCGCCGCCTACCGAGGGTCGCAGGACCCCACAGGCCCGCCgcaaacctcctcctcctcctcaggccgCCACCTACCCCCTCCCCAGTTTAACCTGCTGTCCTCCCAGCTCCAGGACCAGTCCTCCCAGTTGTACAATGCCTCTGTGTTCTCATCGGCACCCGCCCCCCCTCCGCCCCAGCCACCCCAGGAAAGGGCCATCCCCCGGCAGGACAGTGTGATCAAGCACTACCAGCGCTCTTCTCCAGCTCAGTCCCAGCTCTCCTCCTCAGCCCCTCACCCCCTGCAGCACTACCTCAGCTGTGGGGCATCGGGTTACCAGCAGATCTCCCACCACCGGCATGGAGGAGTGTCCTGCAGTCCGCTGGGAGAGCAGAGCCCTTCAGCAGACCCCAAACCCTCCCCCCGGTCAGACCAAGTGTACCGCCCCATCATCCAGACCCCGTACACCTCCTCAGCCGCCTCCTCGTCAGGATCAGGTGGAGGTCTAGGGAAGGGGGCTAAGAACTCCAGCTCCAGTAGCGGCTACTCCTCCTCGGGCTCCTCGTCTTCGCGCACCCCCCACACCCCGCCCTCAGCCTCCTCGTCCTCCTcaaactccaaccctaacccttcctccAGCTCCTCGTCAGCCCCATCCAGACAGCAGCCCCCAATTCAGTCTGcgccccctcccccacctccccctccagtctcctccGCCCCAGCCCAGCAGCCTCCTCCTAAACCCTGCCTGTCAGCATACGGGTCCCCTGTGGCCCCCGCCAAGCCTACCGCAGGCCTCCCTGGACAGACACCTCCCCAGCAGCAGTCCTACTCCCCCAGCCAGCCCCCTCCCTCACACCTCCCCTCTCACCAGCCCTATGGGGGCTTCAGCTCCCCCCAGGCCCAGGACCTGACCTCTGGCCCTGGGAGTTCTGGGAAAGGGTATGGAGGACTGGGGCCAGGAGGCCGCTCCTTCTCTGCTGAGGTGGTCTACGGGACGGACTCAGGATACAGCTCGCTGCCTACCTCCCTCGGGGGAGCAGGCAGTCCCTCGTTGGGGTACGGTGGCCCAAGGCACTCCCCTGCCCTCCTGGGGTCTGGGGGGGGTGGAGGGTCAGCCGGCAGCGGGGCAGGGTCCGGGGCTGGTGGAGGTGGTTCAGGAGGTGGGGGTGCAGGATCAGGTGGTAGCAGTGGAGCTGGAGGAGGCAGCTCATACCACCTCCCTGActccagcccctctccctccagcaaCTCTGGCATCATTCGACCTGGGCTGCACTCTCCTGCTCCCGCCCGCCCTGCCCAGTCCCCCGGGGGAGCCGGGGGGAACAAATACCTATCCTCCGtcctctcccctgccttcctGTCCTCTCCGCAGGGCTACCCCGACACCCGAGGCCCCCAGCCTCAGTCTTACCACCCCACGCCCCCCAAGCCCAAGCCAGACACCGACATGCTGGGAGTGGAGCGCTCTCAAGACGAGGAGGATGACGATGACGATGACTTCCTGATCCAGCACTTGCTGCATGCCCAGAGCCCTGCGCCTCACCCGTCCCAGCACCACCCCCAGCAGCAGCCGCCACAGTCCATCCCTCAGGCCAGGGATGGGGGCAAAGGTCTGGCCTACGACCTGAGTAAGGCCTCTGAGGAGCGCTACCACCTGCAGAGTGTCATCCGCACCAACAGCGCCACCAATAGCTCGGTCCCCGGTACTGCAGGTAACGTCAGCGGAGGTGGCCTGGAGAGCCAGTTGGAGATGTCGCTGaagaaacagcagcagcaggCCAAGAACGAACGTGGGCTGTCTGGAGCAGGAGCCAGTGGAGGAAGGGGGGGGGCAgactccctcccccaccccaacccGCACGTCCCCTATCCGCAGCAACACGACTCCCTCGGCTCAGTGGTGCACTACGGCAGGAGCAACCCGTACTCCCAACACCCTCACTCCCAGCACCCCCACCATCCCTCGCAGGCCCCCTCACACACCCAGCACTCCCGACACGCCCACCCCCACTCCCATGGCCACCCTCACATGGAGCTCAAAAAGCCTCCCGACTCGTCCGAGCTGCCATACCTGCGGAAGACACCCGAACTGCAGCAGCAGCCCCGACAGTCCCAGCCCTCCCTTTCCCTCATGGACTCCCCTCCAAACCAGCCCCAGCAGCCTCCCTCTGCCCACATGCTCCAGTCTGTTCTGTCCCACACTACCCGCAACAAGATGGACACCCAGCAAGCTGCTTCTCAACAGCAGCAGCACTCCATGAGTCAGCAGGCCATGATGGGGGCAGGTGGAGAGGCAGAGCCTGGGGGACAAGCAGGGGTGgatccccagccccagtcccaatCCCAGCTGCAGCTCCAACTCCAGTCCCAGGCTATGGAGGCCCACTACGGCCAGGCCAGCCAGAACTCGGTTTCTCCGCTGGACATGCTGGAGCGCACCCTGTCTCGGGccaacagcagagacagtggagGGGCCGTGGAGAGAagtggggtggggggaggagatgggggcaGTGGTGAcggacacagacaacaacagcagcagcacagGCTGCCGTCTCATCACCACTCCCAACAAACTGCCTCCAAGCTTCACGACTTCCTCTCCGAGCCAGACCTGGGCATAACCACACCCTCCCACCTGCACCACCTCAACCCACACCACCCCCACGTCCATCACCAACAGCAGACCCACCCGCACCACCCCCTCCCGCACACCCATGCCCACCCCCACTCCCACCACCTGGCAACCAACGCAGGgccccagcagcagcagcctcCGCCCCATCAGAGGGACCAGGAGCCCCAGCTCTGTCAATCCCAGTTGGACCAGCTCAAAGAGCACCAGTTTGACACTGTGAGCCCTGTGGGGAAAGCGGGCCAGATCCAAGGCCAGCAGCAAAGGTTTGTGCCTCTGACCTCCATCTGTTTCCCAGACTCCCTCTTACAGGATGAGGATCGCTCCTTCTTCCCCGGCATGGAGGATATGTTCTGCTCTGACGACTACTCCAAGTCGAGCTGCGCCGGGGTTCCCGGGGCAGGCCAAGGGTTGCAGGAAGGTATGTCTGAGGCACGTGTACAGGGACCAGACAGCATGGAGGATGTCAAGACCAGTGATGGAGGAGGTGGCTATGACATGATGGGTCACCATGGCGACCAGGGGTATGGGTACTGCCACAGCCTCACGGAAACAGAAAACAGCACCATGCATCTGGACCTGGACTCTCTGAAAACCCATGAGCTCCCGTCCACTGTGAACACAGAGCAGCTCGGCCTCATCCAGTCCCAGACCCCAGGCCTTGGCTTGGGGGTTCCAGGAGGAGTTCCTGGGGACGGCTCCGCCAACAAGATGATTGGGGGTACGGGCGTGGGTGGAGGTTCTGGTCTGGCCGGGCTGACGTCACCCATCTTCTGCTCCTCCCGACCCAAGAAGCTGCTGAAGACCAGCTCCTTCCACCTGCTGAAGCAGCGCCGCGACCCGCAGCCGCAGGCCAAGAAGAACTATGCCCAGGAGTATGAGTTCGAGgatgacgaggacaaggctgatGTTCCCGCTGACATCCGCCTGAACAGCCGGCGgctccctgacctcctccccgACCTGGTGTCCAGCTGCAGGaaggctggaggaggaggggccTCAGGCGTGGGCTCCCTCAGCCCCTTGATGGGCGACCTGGACTTCTGCCACCCGTCCGGCTACCCCTCCCTTGGCCCCCCTCCCCAGCTCCTACCCCACGACGGGCCCAAGAAGAGGGGCAGGAAACCGACCAAACCCAAACGTGAAGGGCCGCCTCGGCCCAGAGGGCGCCCTCGCATCCGCCCGCTCCCGGAGCCGCCCTACTGTAGGGGGCTGATGGGAAATGTAGGCGGGGAAACCCGCAGGGGTCGTGGGCGGGGTAGGGGGCGTGGCAGGAAAGAGGAAGGGATGATAGAGATGCACCGAGAAATGAACAAAGTACCCGACCTCcaatatcaacaacaacaacagcagcagttcCACCAACAACAGCACTTTCAACAACAGCAgcaccaacaccatcacctccAACAGCAGCAAAATATACAACCTCAACAGCAGCAGCACCTACAACACCTTCATCAACAGCATCCACAGCACCAGAAACCTTTCAAGCCTATCAAG ATCAAGCTGCCTATCCCCTCTATGTCTCCCTCGGACTCCTTGCTAAGGACAGACTCCCTGTCCAGCACCGACCCGGTTCTCTCTGACGGGTCGGTGGGCTCGGCTCCCTCCCTGGGCCTGAGTCCTGGACCCACTGCTGGGATGGACATGAACATCACCAGGAGCCAGGAGAAGATGAAGCAGAAAGCTCAAGCCCAGGAG ATGACGTGGGAAAGGGACATGGATGAGCAGCTGACCCCAGAGGCCTGGGCTGCCATGCAGAAGCTCTCCAACACG aCGGAGGACAAGCCCCCAGAGCTGAAGTCTAATTTCATGGCCTCCTTCCTGGACTTCCTCAAGACGGGGAAGAAGCAGCCTGAATCTGGACCTGGTGGACCACAAGACCTCGGAGGGCCAGTGGAAGGAGCTGAAACCACAGACTCTTCCTCCCTGAAGGGTAGGATCCTGTCCCCGCCTCCCCCTCCAccgccccctcctccaccccctccgttTGGGGACAGTAGCGAGGGCGAGGACGGGCTGAGCCCCTGTAAGCGTCTGGACGACGAGCTGAAGAGGAACCTGGAGACGCTGCCGTCCTTCTCCTCCGACGAGGAGGAGGACTCTGTCAGTAAGAACCAGGACCTGCAAAAGAGCATCTCCTCGGCCATATCTGCCCTTTACGACACGCCCCATACGCTGACTGCAGCCGTGGCCCCGCTCCCACCCAGCCCATCTCCACCTCAGAGCCCATCGCTGCCACCAACGCCGCCGCCCGTGGCCCAAATGCAGGAGGACGTAGCCGATCTGGAGGAGCAAGACGATGATGTAGAGACAAACATGCAACTTCACAACACACAGGCCAACGCACAGGCAAATACACCGCCCCCAGAACAGGAAGGACTGGAAGGGATGGACGGAGAGGACGAAcgacaagaggagatggagaaagaggaggagatggagaaagaagagagggtaAAGGAAGACCTGAATGTAGAGTGCAGGGGTGTGGAgaaaaaggtagaggagagggaagaggaggaggagagagaggctgagtttGAGATGCTGGATGCTCCAAAA attCTCCATCCGGGCCTCCCCTCGCCACCGTACCCCCTcgcccccatccctctccccgtcccctctcacttcttcctccccctccccctatctcccccacccctctccccaccctcccctctgcccttcCAGCATGAGGATGATGAAGAGGAGCAGCAGGAGCCGTCCCCCAACAAAGCCACCACCCCTCCGCCTCTCCCCCCCAgctcctctccccctgccctgccctctccACCATCCCCTTCCCCTGCAATGCCCCCCTCCactaccccccctccctcctcctcccctcccctttcggATGCTCCAGAGTTGGCCCAGcattcctcctcaccctcctcttccccacCCTCACCCCCCACCCCTGAGGATGCGCCAGCCCCCAAGATCACCTCTCTGCACCTGGCCAAAAAGCAGGACAATGCGGCCATTgctggagagagtgaggaggaggacagCGAGAGTGGCGGCGAGGGCATCTTCCGGGAGAGAGATGAGTTTGTGGTGCGGACCGAGGACATTGGCACGCTCAAG ATGGCCCTGCAGACCGGCCGCGAGCCACCACCCATCTGGAGAGTGCAGAAAGCCCTACTGCAGAAGTTCAGCCCCGAGATCAAAGACGGACAGAGGCAGTTCTGTGCCACCAGTAAC tacctgGGCTACTTTGGCGATGCCAAGATGCGGTACCAACGTCTCTATGTCAAGTTCCTGGAGAATTTCAATAAAAAGGATTATGTCCGTGTGTGCTCACGTAAACCCTGGCACAGACCTGGACTCATGTTGAG GCGTCAATCACTCCCATCGCTCCCCAAGCCACCTCCCCCTGCCATCAGTCAAACTCCACCACGATTGGAGCGAGATGAGAGGGAgcggaaggagaaagagaaggagcagAAAGAGAAGTTGCAAAAGGAAAAAGAGAAggagcagaaagagaggaagcaaaaggaaaaagagaaggagcagaaagagagg aaagaaaaggagcgagagagggagagggaaaaagagaaacagcgagagagggagagagaggaggagaaggagagagaagaaaaagagaagagGCATCCACCACCtcaggagaaggtggagagaaggAGCAGTGAAGAGGACCGaaagagactgagggaggagaagagaggaggaggaggagagaagaagacagagcGCCCTTCGAGGGCGAGGCCAGTGAAGGCAGAGCCTCCGCCCAAGAAGAGGAAGAAGTGGCAGAAGGAAGTCCCCTCAGACTCAGACTCCTCCACTGATGGGCCCAGTGAGGACCAAG CCCCAGTGAGAGGGGGGATGAACAGTCGAGCCATGAGGGAGATGTTCAGGAGTTACATAGAGATGCTGGTCAGTACAGCACTTGACCCCGACATGATTCAAGCCCTGGAGGACACAGACG ACGAGTTGTACCTCCCGCCCATGAGGAAGATTGACAGCCTCCTCAACGAACAAAAGAGGAGACTGTTAAGGAGAGTCAACATGAGTGGCCAACACCAG GAGACTCTGCATACGTTCCCCAAAATGACGGCGGACCCCCTGGACTCTGGCGCGGTCAAATTGCACCTCGGCGGCGAGTGCTACAACCGTAAAACCCTCAACCGCGTCAAGAAGAGCACCGCGCCCAAACAGCAG GACCTCAAGCTGTCCACAGAGACGTGTCGTGTCTATAGCCTTTATCATTCTCTCCATCACTACAAGTATCACACCTTCCTGAACTGCAAGAAGGAG ACGGACAGTATAGAGCAGGCAGCGGAGGACCCTGGTCAGGAGGAGGTGGTGCAGCAGTGTATGGCCAACCAGGGCTGGCTGGAGACCCTCTTCAACTCCTTCATCGACCTGCTGACCCTCAGCACCAAAGCctga